Genomic segment of Candidatus Zixiibacteriota bacterium:
GGAAATTATAAAGGGTATTTCGGGCTATTGAAGAGGTATAAATCTGCTGAGGAGTTTCCAAATCCTGCCATCTCCACATTTCAAATAGCTCATAACAAATTAAATTTATGGAAAGGAGATATTGGAGTGTAAAGCCTCAAGGTCTTGAGACTTTAGCTTTACCTGTTAAAATAATATACCATTTCTGACGAACCTGAAGATTCTCACTCCAAAAGCCCCTTCCCAAAAACTTTTTTTAAAAGGCTTTTTAATCTACTCGAATTCTCTCTCAATCAGATCACAGATAATGTGCCCGATAAGAATATGCACCTCCTGTATCCTCTGGGTCTCAGAAGAGGGAATGGTGATGGAAAAATCCGCAATCCTGGCCATCTCTCCCCCATCTTTTCCTGAGAGAGCCAGAGTCTTCATCCCGATTTTCCTGGAAGTTTTTACGGCTGAATTCACATTTGAAGATTCGCCTGAAGTGCTGAAGGCTAAAAGGCAATCCCCTTTTACCCCCAGTGCCTCCACCTGGCGGGAAAACACTTTTTCGAATCCGAAGTCGTTGGCTGCTGCAGTAAGGACTGAAGAGTTAACTGTTAAGGCAATTGCCGGCAGAGCTTTCCTTTTAGAGGAGGATTTCAACCTCACTACTAACTCCCCGGCGATATGCTGAGCATCCGCCGCAGAGCCACCATTCCCGCAGAGCAGAATCTTCCCACCTTTTTTCAAGCAGTTTCCAAGAATCCCGGAGAATTCTACAATCTTTTCCGAAAGCTCGAACTTGATTTTCTCCTTTAGAGCGATGCTCTCCTCAATCTGAGCCAGCGCGATCGAAATCTGTGTTGATTTCTTGATCATAGTATTTATTTCAGGTGGTACAGACATCCTGTCTGTTCACATAACTTTTTGGTAGGACAGACATTCTGGTCTGTTCCAATAATGTCAGACAGGAATGTCTGACATACCTTTCTTGCAGTGGAACAGGCATCCTGCCTGTTCCTATTCTATCAGACAGGAATATCTTCACTAACATCTGGCACAACAGACATTCCTGCCTGTTGTATTATCCTTTCACCAAATATTTTTTCTTCGAAATCACCCCACTGTTTTTCATAATCGTTATCCTGAATACACTCTGGATTTTCCCGGTCATATTGCCATTGCAGTGGATTATATAGAACATATTCCCGGATGCGGTTCAGTTCATCTTCGTTTCTGACAACGTGCTCGTAATAATTGCGCTGCCATAAACAGCCAGAAAATTGTTGTGAGTGATCTTGTAGAAAAGATTTTCTATAACGTGTCGTGGTCAATGATTTGAACCGATGAACTACATCAGGTAAAGACATTGTAGGGGCAGGCCCCTGTGC
This window contains:
- a CDS encoding transposase yields the protein PQNYQGVNTDAFVVMPNHIHGIIVLSSVGATPCGCPPPGQAQGPAPTMSLPDVVHRFKSLTTTRYRKSFLQDHSQQFSGCLWQRNYYEHVVRNEDELNRIREYVLYNPLQWQYDRENPECIQDNDYEKQWGDFEEKIFGERIIQQAGMSVVPDVSEDIPV
- a CDS encoding D-sedoheptulose 7-phosphate isomerase, yielding MIKKSTQISIALAQIEESIALKEKIKFELSEKIVEFSGILGNCLKKGGKILLCGNGGSAADAQHIAGELVVRLKSSSKRKALPAIALTVNSSVLTAAANDFGFEKVFSRQVEALGVKGDCLLAFSTSGESSNVNSAVKTSRKIGMKTLALSGKDGGEMARIADFSITIPSSETQRIQEVHILIGHIICDLIEREFE